The following proteins come from a genomic window of Gottfriedia acidiceleris:
- a CDS encoding prohibitin family protein, whose product MRPNEKKNSFLNRKLIGGIIAGIALILIATIPTLFIEKITPGYVGVVYSPNGGIQKNTLSQGWNFVGLFDKVTEYPVRLRTVEYKDVALATSDGKRIEMDLSYTYKIDPSKVVSMFNEFGPVSIEEIEDTYLKKRLQDAARIAVSKYTVLQLYGEKSSNASADIETIYKDDVKVLGFFVENLTLGTPKPDVKTQDAIDARVQAAQENDRKKIELETAKIEAEKKKVEAKADADSQLIRAQGQAKANQVIQQTLTNELIEYKKAEKWDGKLPTVSGSNSNIIQFPLDPNNDKEAKK is encoded by the coding sequence ATTCGTCCAAATGAAAAAAAGAATTCGTTTTTAAATCGTAAACTAATTGGAGGGATTATCGCCGGTATTGCACTTATCTTAATCGCAACAATTCCAACATTATTTATTGAAAAAATAACACCTGGTTATGTAGGAGTTGTCTATTCACCAAATGGAGGAATACAGAAAAATACATTATCACAAGGTTGGAATTTTGTTGGATTATTCGATAAAGTAACAGAATATCCTGTCCGACTTCGTACTGTAGAATATAAAGATGTTGCATTGGCTACTTCAGACGGTAAAAGGATTGAAATGGATTTATCATATACATATAAAATTGATCCTTCTAAAGTAGTATCAATGTTTAACGAGTTTGGACCTGTATCTATCGAAGAAATTGAGGATACATATTTAAAGAAACGTTTACAAGATGCAGCTCGAATTGCAGTATCAAAATACACAGTTTTACAATTATACGGTGAGAAATCAAGTAATGCCTCAGCTGACATTGAAACAATTTATAAAGACGATGTAAAAGTACTTGGATTTTTTGTTGAAAATCTAACACTAGGAACGCCAAAACCCGATGTAAAAACGCAGGATGCAATTGATGCACGTGTTCAAGCTGCCCAAGAAAATGATCGTAAAAAAATTGAACTAGAAACAGCTAAAATTGAAGCAGAAAAGAAAAAAGTAGAAGCCAAGGCTGATGCTGATTCACAACTAATCCGAGCACAAGGTCAAGCAAAAGCGAACCAAGTCATCCAACAAACGCTAACAAATGAATTAATTGAATACAAAAAAGCAGAGAAATGGGATGGAAAACTCCCTACTGTCTCAGGCAGTAACTCAAATATCATTCAATTCCCACTTGATCCAAATAACGATAAAGAAGCAAAAAAATAA
- a CDS encoding glycosyl hydrolase family 18 protein has translation MMQIHVVKSGETVMSIADFYGVERQALINSNALVAPYKIIKGQSLVVPTTGNEYFVQPGDNLYDLALTYGVTSSQIATLSGISPYASLHVGQKLHLPPRKKRNIESIGYLQPTSNPIRPALEEAARTESKFLTYLAHFSFDAKRDGTLTEPPLGNIPQIARDNRCIYMMVVSNLENGQFSTSLATDILQSPAVQDKLINTIISTANKYGFREVNIDFEDVAAKDRVAYINFLNKVKSRLPQGFILSATLIPKTSSNQKGRFYEAHDYANIGKVVDFVVIMTYDWGWQGGPPMAVSPIDQVRKVINYAKTVIPVPKIVMGQNLYGFDWKVPFKQGTMAKALSAEAATNLAIQMTNEILFDNKAKAPHFRYTESNGQKHEVWFEDARSIQAKFNLIKEENIRGISYWKLGLPFIQNWELLEANFNVVKRA, from the coding sequence TTGATGCAAATTCATGTTGTAAAAAGTGGAGAAACAGTAATGAGTATTGCAGATTTTTATGGAGTTGAACGCCAAGCACTCATTAATTCAAATGCTCTTGTAGCTCCTTATAAAATAATAAAAGGTCAATCGCTTGTTGTACCAACTACAGGAAATGAATATTTTGTTCAACCTGGTGATAATTTATATGATTTAGCCTTAACCTATGGTGTAACATCAAGTCAAATTGCAACTTTAAGTGGAATTAGTCCGTATGCTTCATTACATGTCGGCCAAAAGCTACATCTTCCACCACGAAAAAAACGCAATATCGAATCTATTGGCTATTTACAACCTACTTCAAACCCAATTAGACCAGCACTTGAAGAAGCGGCTCGAACCGAAAGTAAGTTTTTAACCTATTTAGCACATTTTAGCTTTGATGCAAAAAGAGATGGTACACTAACTGAACCACCTCTTGGAAACATTCCTCAAATCGCAAGAGATAATCGTTGTATTTATATGATGGTTGTCTCTAATCTTGAAAATGGACAGTTTTCTACATCACTAGCAACCGATATATTACAAAGTCCAGCAGTTCAAGATAAACTGATCAATACAATTATAAGTACTGCTAATAAATATGGATTTAGAGAAGTAAATATAGACTTTGAAGACGTTGCTGCGAAAGATCGTGTAGCCTATATTAATTTTTTAAATAAAGTAAAATCAAGGCTGCCTCAAGGATTCATATTGAGTGCTACTTTAATCCCGAAAACAAGTTCAAACCAAAAAGGTAGATTTTACGAAGCTCATGATTATGCTAACATAGGTAAAGTTGTGGACTTTGTAGTAATCATGACATATGATTGGGGCTGGCAAGGCGGTCCTCCTATGGCCGTATCACCGATCGATCAAGTTCGTAAAGTAATCAACTATGCAAAAACCGTAATTCCTGTACCAAAAATTGTCATGGGTCAAAATTTATATGGATTTGACTGGAAAGTTCCATTTAAACAAGGTACTATGGCTAAAGCATTAAGTGCTGAAGCTGCTACAAATTTAGCAATTCAAATGACAAACGAAATCCTTTTTGATAACAAAGCGAAAGCACCTCATTTCCGATATACAGAATCAAATGGACAAAAACATGAAGTTTGGTTCGAAGATGCAAGATCAATTCAAGCCAAGTTTAACTTAATTAAAGAAGAAAATATACGAGGGATATCGTATTGGAAATTAGGATTACCATTTATTCAAAATTGGGAGCTTCTTGAAGCTAATTTTAATGTAGTTAAAAGAGCATAA
- the tlp gene encoding small acid-soluble spore protein Tlp, protein MEYTNTPKPDDRSDNARKIQDNINNTKENMKEAEASMKFGNEQDRQNALAKNQRREESIAALESELRDEQAFNNTND, encoded by the coding sequence ATGGAATATACAAATACACCAAAGCCAGATGATCGTAGTGATAATGCGAGAAAAATTCAAGATAATATAAACAATACGAAGGAAAATATGAAAGAAGCAGAGGCTTCAATGAAATTTGGAAATGAACAAGATCGTCAAAATGCATTAGCTAAAAATCAACGTCGCGAGGAATCTATCGCAGCATTAGAAAGTGAATTAAGAGACGAACAAGCATTTAATAATACAAATGACTGA
- a CDS encoding acid-soluble spore protein N, whose product MGNPKKHPKDFVPNHIGTQNKAAGGNKGKQMQYKDPTGKQPIVDNG is encoded by the coding sequence ATGGGAAATCCAAAAAAACATCCTAAAGATTTTGTACCAAATCATATCGGTACTCAAAACAAAGCAGCTGGTGGGAATAAGGGTAAACAAATGCAGTATAAAGATCCTACTGGAAAGCAACCTATTGTAGATAACGGGTAA
- a CDS encoding FbpB family small basic protein codes for MRKKRHKSFQELILENKNSLLNDEEALNKIYDRLEERLERKAKAE; via the coding sequence TTGAGAAAGAAAAGACATAAATCGTTTCAAGAATTAATTCTTGAAAATAAAAATTCTCTATTAAATGATGAAGAAGCTTTGAATAAAATATATGATCGACTAGAAGAACGTTTAGAAAGAAAAGCTAAAGCAGAGTAA
- a CDS encoding TlpA family protein disulfide reductase — translation MKKVIPLLILLVALGYSIFQLYEKKEEEKKVSNNNDAYIASIQKLGVQVGQQAPDIQLMTLDEKKVNLSSFKGKKVILNFWATWCPPCQDEIPALEKFHQKHKDIEMIGVADYIGEKKDLNFIRNFVNKNSMNYRILIDENGDNFRKYGVISIPTTYFINPNGEVVFKQIGPLTEKQLNAFLK, via the coding sequence ATGAAAAAAGTAATTCCTTTGCTGATTCTTTTAGTAGCGTTAGGATATTCAATTTTTCAATTATATGAGAAAAAAGAAGAAGAGAAAAAAGTCAGTAATAATAATGATGCTTATATTGCTTCAATTCAAAAATTAGGTGTTCAAGTTGGACAGCAGGCACCCGATATACAATTGATGACTTTAGATGAAAAGAAGGTTAATTTGTCGTCATTCAAAGGTAAGAAAGTAATCTTAAACTTCTGGGCTACTTGGTGCCCTCCTTGTCAAGACGAGATACCAGCATTAGAGAAATTCCATCAAAAGCATAAGGATATTGAAATGATCGGTGTTGCGGATTATATTGGCGAGAAAAAGGATTTAAATTTTATCAGGAACTTTGTTAATAAAAATAGTATGAATTATCGAATTTTAATTGATGAAAACGGTGATAATTTTCGTAAATATGGTGTGATTTCAATACCAACTACATACTTTATTAATCCGAATGGGGAAGTAGTTTTTAAGCAAATTGGACCATTAACTGAAAAACAATTAAATGCATTTTTAAAATAA
- the acnA gene encoding aconitate hydratase AcnA: MGKNDIFQSRSTFTANDKTYHYYRLKAIEEAGVAKIGKLPYSIKVLLESVLRQVDGRVITKDHVENLAKWGTSELQDVDVPFKPSRVILQDFTGVPAVVDLASLRKAMADMGGDPEVINPEIPVDLVIDHSVMVDKAGSADALDFNMDLEFSRNEERYQFLSWAQKAFNNYRAVPPATGIVHQVNLEYLANVVHAIANEDGEVVAFPDTLVGTDSHTTMINGIGVLGWGVGGIEAEAGMLGQPSYFPVPEVIGVKLTGALPSGTTATDVALKVTEVLRKKGVVNKFVEFFGPGLQSMPLADRATIANMAPEYGATCGFFPVDVEALNYLRLTGRSEEQIQLVEAYCKANDLFYTADLEDPTFTDLVEINLSEIESNLSGPKRPQDLIPLSEMKKSFQAAVSAPMGNAGFGLTDEALDKEVTVKFENGTETTFKTGAVAIAAITSCTNTSNPYVMLGAGLVAKKAVEKGLTVPAYVKTSLAPGSKVVSGYLQEAGLIPFLNQLGFNIVGYGCTTCIGNSGPLAPEMEAAIADNDMLVTSVLSGNRNFEGRIHPQVKGNYLASPPLVVAYALAGNVNIDFSVEPIGQDKDGNDVFLKDIWPTSAEVQEVVASTVTPELFKKEYERVFEDNKRWNEIQTTDDSLYKWDSESTYIANPPFFEGLSKEPGVVKPLAGLKIVGKFGDSVTTDHISPAGSIGKTTPAGLYLQSKGVKPVDFNSYGSRRGNHDVMMRGTFANIRIRNQIAPGTEGGYTTYWPTGEVMSIYDAAMRYKEDGTGLMILAGNDYGMGSSRDWAAKGTNLLGIKTVLAESFERIHRSNLVLMGVLPLQFKDGENAETFGLTGKEVFAVNVDENVKPRDLVKVTATKEDGTTVEFEVVARFDSEVEIDYYRHGGILQMVLRDKLNNSKVTH, translated from the coding sequence ATGGGGAAAAATGACATTTTCCAATCTCGTTCGACGTTTACTGCGAACGATAAAACTTATCATTATTATCGCTTAAAAGCAATTGAGGAAGCTGGAGTAGCTAAAATCGGTAAATTACCTTATTCGATTAAAGTGTTACTAGAATCAGTTCTTCGTCAAGTAGATGGAAGAGTAATTACAAAAGATCATGTTGAAAATTTAGCAAAATGGGGAACAAGCGAGCTACAAGATGTAGATGTTCCATTTAAACCTTCTCGTGTTATTTTACAAGACTTCACAGGTGTTCCAGCTGTAGTTGACTTAGCTTCATTACGTAAGGCAATGGCTGATATGGGTGGAGATCCTGAAGTAATTAATCCAGAAATTCCTGTTGATCTAGTAATTGACCACTCTGTAATGGTTGATAAAGCTGGTTCAGCGGATGCATTAGATTTTAATATGGATTTAGAATTTTCTCGTAACGAAGAGCGTTACCAATTCTTAAGCTGGGCTCAAAAAGCATTTAATAACTATCGTGCAGTTCCACCAGCAACTGGTATCGTTCACCAAGTTAACTTAGAATACTTAGCAAACGTAGTACATGCAATTGCAAATGAAGATGGTGAAGTAGTAGCATTCCCTGATACATTAGTAGGTACTGACTCACATACTACTATGATTAATGGTATTGGTGTATTAGGTTGGGGTGTAGGTGGTATTGAAGCTGAAGCAGGTATGCTTGGTCAACCATCATATTTCCCAGTTCCAGAAGTTATCGGTGTTAAATTAACTGGTGCTTTACCAAGTGGAACTACTGCAACTGATGTTGCGTTAAAAGTTACTGAAGTATTACGTAAAAAAGGTGTAGTAAATAAATTTGTTGAGTTCTTTGGACCAGGTTTACAAAGCATGCCTTTAGCAGACCGTGCTACAATTGCAAACATGGCTCCTGAATACGGTGCAACATGTGGATTCTTCCCTGTTGATGTTGAAGCACTTAACTACTTACGTTTAACAGGTCGTTCTGAAGAGCAAATTCAATTAGTAGAAGCATACTGCAAAGCTAATGATTTATTCTATACAGCTGACTTAGAAGATCCTACATTTACTGATTTAGTAGAAATCAATCTTTCAGAAATTGAATCAAATCTTTCTGGTCCAAAACGTCCACAAGATTTAATTCCATTATCTGAAATGAAAAAATCATTCCAAGCAGCAGTTTCAGCTCCAATGGGTAATGCAGGATTCGGTTTAACTGACGAAGCATTAGATAAAGAGGTAACTGTTAAATTTGAAAATGGTACTGAAACAACTTTTAAAACTGGTGCAGTTGCTATTGCAGCAATCACAAGTTGTACAAATACATCAAACCCATACGTTATGTTAGGTGCTGGTTTAGTAGCTAAAAAAGCTGTTGAAAAAGGATTAACAGTACCTGCTTATGTAAAAACATCATTAGCTCCTGGATCTAAAGTTGTTAGTGGATATTTACAAGAAGCTGGATTAATTCCTTTCTTAAATCAATTAGGATTTAACATCGTTGGTTATGGATGTACTACATGTATCGGTAACTCAGGTCCATTAGCTCCTGAAATGGAAGCAGCTATTGCTGATAATGATATGTTAGTAACATCTGTACTTTCTGGTAACCGTAACTTCGAAGGTCGTATTCATCCTCAAGTTAAAGGTAACTACTTAGCATCACCACCATTAGTAGTTGCTTACGCGTTAGCAGGTAATGTAAATATCGACTTCTCTGTTGAGCCAATCGGTCAAGATAAAGATGGAAACGATGTATTCTTAAAAGATATTTGGCCAACATCTGCAGAAGTTCAAGAAGTTGTTGCATCTACAGTTACTCCTGAATTATTCAAAAAAGAATACGAAAGAGTATTTGAAGATAACAAACGTTGGAACGAAATTCAAACAACTGATGATTCATTATATAAATGGGATAGCGAATCAACTTATATCGCAAATCCTCCATTCTTTGAAGGATTATCAAAAGAGCCAGGCGTAGTTAAACCATTAGCTGGTTTAAAAATCGTTGGTAAATTCGGTGATTCAGTAACAACTGACCACATTTCACCAGCTGGTTCAATCGGTAAAACAACTCCTGCAGGACTTTACCTACAAAGTAAAGGTGTTAAACCTGTAGACTTTAACTCTTACGGTTCTCGTCGTGGTAACCACGATGTAATGATGCGTGGTACATTCGCTAATATCCGTATCCGTAACCAAATTGCTCCAGGTACAGAAGGTGGATACACTACTTACTGGCCAACTGGCGAAGTAATGTCAATTTATGATGCAGCAATGCGTTATAAAGAAGATGGTACTGGATTAATGATTTTAGCTGGAAATGACTACGGAATGGGAAGTTCTCGTGACTGGGCTGCAAAAGGAACAAACCTGTTAGGTATAAAAACAGTTCTTGCTGAAAGCTTCGAGCGTATTCACAGAAGTAACTTAGTATTAATGGGTGTATTACCACTTCAATTTAAAGATGGTGAAAATGCTGAAACATTTGGATTAACTGGTAAAGAAGTATTTGCTGTTAATGTAGATGAGAATGTTAAACCACGTGATCTTGTAAAAGTAACTGCAACAAAAGAAGACGGCACAACTGTTGAATTTGAAGTAGTTGCTCGTTTCGACAGTGAAGTTGAAATCGACTACTACCGTCATGGTGGTATACTACAAATGGTATTACGTGATAAATTAAATAATTCTAAAGTAACTCATTAA
- a CDS encoding WGxxGxxG family protein — translation MKRLLIVILSLLFSIPFLTNIVSAMNVNTDEYNSTNRYDINYNLDEYKPNNMTNNRNNNTNNISNMSNNRYNPSNMSNNRLNPTPVANTINDGDNNNNWGWLGLLGLVGLLGFRRKDREVRT, via the coding sequence TTGAAAAGGCTGTTGATTGTTATTTTATCTTTATTATTTTCGATACCATTTTTAACCAACATTGTTTCAGCTATGAACGTCAATACTGACGAATACAATTCTACTAACCGATACGATATAAATTATAATTTGGATGAATACAAACCGAATAATATGACTAATAATCGAAATAACAATACAAATAATATAAGTAACATGAGCAATAATCGATACAATCCAAGTAATATGAGTAATAATCGATTGAATCCAACGCCTGTTGCCAATACTATTAATGATGGTGACAATAATAATAATTGGGGATGGCTTGGATTATTAGGGTTAGTTGGTCTATTAGGATTTAGAAGAAAAGATCGAGAAGTCCGAACATAA
- a CDS encoding SLC13 family permease, with protein MKEYLYIENEKKVKLNFGILKKDIVFTISLMLAIVSCLFHEPKLDYINFKVLVSLFNLMLVVKALEDLKLLDKFAIAILSKCHNSKSVSAILILLCFFSSMLVTNDVALITFVPLTLIISKIIQTSMLDTIILETIAANIGSSLTPMGNPQNLFIFTFYGIRPVQFFTTILLLVVLGIVLLFFFNQRLNSKTLEMELPHIPIKNKKKATVWGILFVIISASILGVLSYKLAFIIALGTTCILDIKLLKKIDYLLLITFICFFIFIGNISELKVVHTFASENLKSPTSIFFSSIILSQLISNVPAAIFLSKFSMNWQPLLVGVNLGGLGTIVASLASVISFKLFIKRDPQKSKKYLIRFSFYNFSILALLTLVYYFTMKYQNFF; from the coding sequence ATGAAAGAATATCTTTATATAGAAAACGAAAAAAAAGTGAAATTGAACTTTGGAATTTTAAAAAAAGACATTGTATTTACCATATCACTCATGTTAGCAATCGTAAGCTGTTTATTCCATGAACCAAAACTAGATTATATAAATTTTAAAGTATTAGTGAGTTTATTTAATCTTATGCTCGTAGTAAAGGCTTTGGAAGATCTTAAACTATTGGATAAATTCGCCATTGCTATACTGAGTAAATGTCATAATAGTAAAAGTGTTTCAGCAATCTTAATTTTATTATGCTTTTTTAGTTCCATGCTTGTTACGAATGACGTGGCATTAATAACTTTTGTACCATTAACACTTATAATTAGTAAGATTATACAAACTTCTATGTTGGATACTATTATACTAGAGACAATTGCGGCTAACATTGGAAGCAGCCTAACTCCAATGGGAAATCCACAAAATCTTTTTATATTTACTTTCTACGGAATAAGGCCTGTACAATTTTTTACAACAATTCTTCTATTAGTGGTTCTGGGAATTGTTCTGTTATTCTTTTTTAATCAAAGATTAAATAGTAAAACATTGGAAATGGAACTACCGCATATTCCAATAAAAAATAAAAAAAAGGCAACAGTATGGGGAATACTATTTGTCATCATATCTGCATCCATACTAGGGGTTCTAAGCTACAAACTTGCGTTTATCATCGCATTAGGAACCACATGTATACTTGATATAAAATTATTGAAGAAAATTGATTATTTATTGCTTATTACTTTTATATGTTTTTTTATTTTTATAGGAAACATATCGGAATTAAAGGTAGTACACACATTCGCCAGTGAAAATCTCAAAAGTCCCACATCAATCTTTTTCAGTTCCATAATTTTAAGCCAACTGATAAGCAATGTACCAGCTGCGATCTTTTTATCAAAATTCTCCATGAATTGGCAGCCTTTATTAGTAGGTGTGAATTTAGGTGGACTTGGTACAATTGTTGCTTCCCTCGCAAGTGTAATTTCATTTAAACTTTTTATTAAGAGAGATCCACAAAAAAGTAAAAAGTACCTGATCAGGTTTAGCTTTTATAACTTTTCAATTTTAGCTCTTTTAACGCTTGTTTATTATTTTACGATGAAATATCAAAATTTCTTTTAA
- a CDS encoding GerAB/ArcD/ProY family transporter, with protein MNRKLKVSGFQLLCMIFMFINGTSPPIEIYSLAKQDAWMSLLLGLTVGCLLFFVYIKLYSFFPDEPFTKYIQNILGKYVGKLLALIYILYFIYIGARVLRNFEELMVITLYNASSHISIGILMMIVVIYASHKGFEVFARANEFIFLFIMFILFIIIGLEIISGLIKINNLRPVLESGWKPVLKATPILIANPFGEIFTFTMILPYLNKQKKVVKVGITSLLFTGLILTLYSMLNTSIMGVSEIERTIYPLLTAVSYISIADFVQRLDTFIIVISVCNYFVKITIYFYCAVSGAADLFGIKESRQLVYPTSVIMLVCSMWMTTNYVALRNEASEVVPFLLQIPLEIIIPICLILIVLIKRKLKYPAL; from the coding sequence ATGAATCGTAAATTAAAAGTGAGTGGTTTTCAATTATTATGTATGATTTTTATGTTTATTAATGGTACATCGCCACCTATTGAAATCTATTCTTTAGCCAAGCAAGATGCATGGATGAGTTTATTATTAGGACTTACTGTGGGGTGTCTATTATTTTTTGTATATATAAAATTATATTCATTTTTTCCTGATGAACCATTTACTAAATATATACAAAATATTTTAGGTAAATATGTTGGAAAACTGTTAGCACTAATCTATATATTATATTTTATTTATATAGGTGCACGAGTTTTGCGTAATTTTGAGGAGTTAATGGTTATTACTCTTTACAATGCTTCGTCACATATTTCAATCGGAATATTAATGATGATTGTTGTCATATATGCAAGTCATAAAGGATTTGAAGTATTTGCACGTGCAAATGAATTTATTTTTTTATTTATAATGTTTATTCTTTTTATAATTATTGGATTAGAGATTATTTCCGGCTTAATCAAAATTAATAATTTAAGACCTGTATTAGAAAGTGGATGGAAACCAGTATTAAAGGCAACTCCGATATTAATTGCAAATCCTTTTGGTGAGATATTTACATTTACGATGATTTTGCCATATTTAAATAAACAAAAGAAAGTAGTAAAAGTAGGAATAACATCTTTACTATTTACTGGGCTTATTTTGACTTTATATTCAATGTTAAATACTTCCATAATGGGTGTTTCTGAAATAGAAAGAACCATATATCCGCTTCTTACAGCTGTTAGTTATATTAGTATTGCTGATTTTGTTCAAAGATTAGATACCTTTATTATCGTGATTTCGGTATGTAATTATTTCGTGAAGATTACTATATATTTCTATTGTGCGGTGTCAGGGGCAGCAGATTTATTTGGGATTAAGGAGAGTAGGCAATTAGTTTATCCTACTTCTGTAATAATGTTAGTTTGTTCAATGTGGATGACAACGAATTATGTTGCATTACGTAATGAAGCAAGTGAGGTTGTCCCCTTTTTACTACAAATTCCTTTAGAAATTATTATCCCAATTTGTTTAATACTAATAGTGCTAATAAAAAGGAAACTAAAATACCCAGCCTTATAA
- a CDS encoding peptidoglycan-binding domain-containing protein, with the protein MEAKPPAYPGTLLKVGSKGNSVKLVQKELGITADGIFGPITDRAVKNFQKKNGLTVDGKVGPKTWAKLFD; encoded by the coding sequence TTGGAAGCTAAACCTCCTGCATATCCAGGAACGCTTTTAAAAGTAGGTTCAAAAGGAAATAGTGTTAAATTAGTTCAAAAAGAATTAGGAATTACCGCAGATGGTATTTTCGGTCCAATTACAGATCGGGCAGTAAAAAATTTTCAAAAGAAAAATGGACTGACTGTAGATGGAAAAGTTGGCCCAAAAACTTGGGCAAAATTATTTGACTAA
- the sspO gene encoding small acid-soluble spore protein O, which translates to MSRRKNISGSGMSASIEQGKAAGFKEETAQEPLSADYKLNNKKTKKRQ; encoded by the coding sequence ATGTCTAGACGTAAAAATATTTCTGGTAGCGGAATGTCAGCTTCAATCGAACAAGGGAAAGCTGCTGGTTTTAAAGAAGAAACAGCACAAGAGCCACTTTCAGCTGATTATAAGTTAAACAATAAAAAGACAAAAAAAAGACAATAA
- a CDS encoding small acid-soluble spore protein P produces MTNKSSKRNSPIDHESGQPKPLSGSHKVKNQNHTRQNKHSHHDM; encoded by the coding sequence ATGACAAACAAATCGTCAAAAAGAAATAGCCCAATTGACCATGAAAGTGGACAACCAAAACCATTAAGCGGTTCTCATAAAGTGAAGAACCAAAATCATACAAGACAGAATAAACATAGTCACCACGATATGTAA
- a CDS encoding YfhD family protein, translated as MNEKKSTYNSNFNKNVKPDGLDVEYSAELADHDDIEAQERSAQADARVKKKM; from the coding sequence TTGAATGAGAAGAAAAGTACTTACAATTCTAATTTTAATAAGAATGTAAAGCCTGATGGACTTGATGTCGAGTATTCAGCGGAATTAGCAGATCATGATGATATAGAGGCACAAGAACGTTCAGCTCAAGCAGATGCACGTGTAAAGAAAAAAATGTAA
- a CDS encoding DsbA family protein, giving the protein MSKKKKSNSNQTFAISVFVGIVVLVGALFLVSKLQDKKTEEVYPTIAGVNQVKVDGFDTKDQPTFNNNDAKVEVVEFGDYKCPICAQWNKVVFPKLKADYIDNGLINFSFINYPFISKDSNLAALASEVVYKTHKDSFWKFQEQIYLKQEDETTTWATPDKLASIAKSVIPNLDEKQFKKDLYKKDAMKQVANDVAIANHYGVNGTPTIFVNGKAVDNPSLESIKAAIDAEINKLLKKVCGSIRIPFFV; this is encoded by the coding sequence ATGAGTAAAAAGAAAAAATCTAATAGTAATCAAACGTTTGCTATTTCTGTATTTGTTGGAATAGTTGTTTTAGTTGGAGCATTATTTTTAGTTTCTAAATTGCAAGATAAAAAGACTGAAGAAGTATATCCAACAATTGCTGGAGTAAATCAAGTGAAAGTTGATGGGTTTGACACAAAGGATCAACCAACATTTAATAATAATGATGCAAAAGTGGAAGTAGTTGAATTTGGCGATTATAAATGTCCGATTTGTGCCCAGTGGAATAAAGTAGTTTTTCCAAAACTAAAAGCAGATTATATTGATAATGGTTTAATTAATTTTTCATTTATTAACTATCCGTTTATTTCGAAGGATTCAAATTTAGCTGCTCTTGCATCAGAAGTAGTTTATAAAACTCATAAAGATTCATTTTGGAAGTTTCAAGAGCAAATTTATTTAAAACAAGAAGATGAAACAACAACTTGGGCTACACCTGATAAATTAGCAAGCATTGCGAAATCTGTTATTCCGAATTTAGACGAAAAACAATTTAAAAAAGATTTATACAAAAAAGATGCAATGAAACAAGTTGCTAACGATGTTGCAATTGCTAACCATTATGGTGTTAACGGAACACCTACAATATTTGTAAATGGAAAAGCAGTGGACAACCCTAGCTTAGAATCAATTAAAGCAGCAATTGACGCTGAAATAAACAAATTATTAAAAAAGGTATGCGGAAGTATTCGCATACCTTTTTTTGTTTAG